One Acetobacterium sp. KB-1 DNA segment encodes these proteins:
- a CDS encoding ATP-NAD kinase family protein has translation MNSIGIIANPASGKDIRRLVAHATVIDNNEKINIVERIILGAQQNGVEKIYMMPDPYNMGYRVEDKLKTSGELKCEIEVFDFFKEDTVEDTYKAVRLMNKKNAGCIVTLGGDGTNRAVAKDIGDIPMISISTGTNNVYPDMIEGTIAGIAAAVVASHKFEKEVYSNRDKIIEIYAAGQLKDIALIDAVISRDVFVGSRAIWKVEDIEKIFVARSHPASIGFSSVVGGKIIITEEDDFGAYISIDKDAPKIKIPMSAGIVLAIGTSTPVILKFNEDYTFTTYCRGTIALDGEREIEFHKDQAFTFKISRNGPWHVDVKKAIEVGQKNGFFMVLE, from the coding sequence ATGAATTCAATCGGTATAATTGCTAATCCTGCCTCAGGGAAGGACATCAGACGACTGGTTGCTCATGCAACGGTTATTGATAACAATGAAAAAATAAATATTGTCGAGCGCATCATTCTCGGGGCCCAGCAAAATGGGGTGGAAAAGATATATATGATGCCAGATCCTTACAATATGGGTTATCGGGTGGAGGATAAGCTTAAAACCTCCGGCGAGCTGAAATGTGAAATTGAAGTGTTCGATTTCTTTAAAGAGGATACCGTCGAAGACACGTACAAAGCGGTCAGGTTGATGAACAAAAAAAACGCGGGTTGCATTGTTACCCTGGGGGGCGATGGCACCAATCGGGCGGTGGCCAAAGACATTGGGGATATTCCGATGATTTCGATCTCCACTGGTACGAACAATGTCTATCCGGACATGATTGAAGGAACCATTGCCGGCATTGCCGCAGCAGTGGTGGCTTCCCATAAATTTGAAAAAGAAGTCTATTCAAATAGAGACAAGATTATAGAAATTTACGCAGCGGGGCAACTTAAGGACATTGCGCTCATCGATGCGGTTATTTCCCGGGATGTCTTTGTCGGTTCCCGGGCCATTTGGAAGGTTGAAGATATTGAAAAAATATTTGTCGCCCGAAGTCATCCGGCATCGATCGGTTTTTCGTCGGTGGTCGGGGGGAAAATTATTATCACCGAAGAAGATGATTTTGGTGCCTATATCAGCATTGATAAAGATGCCCCTAAAATAAAGATTCCCATGTCAGCAGGGATTGTTTTAGCGATTGGCACCAGTACACCCGTGATTTTAAAGTTTAACGAAGACTATACTTTTACCACCTATTGCCGGGGAACCATTGCCCTGGATGGGGAACGGGAAATCGAATTTCATAAGGATCAGGCCTTTACCTTTAAAATCAGTCGGAACGGGCCATGGCATGTGGATGTTAAAAAAGCCATCGAAGTGGGCCAAAAAAACGGTTTTTTTATGGTTTTGGAATAA
- a CDS encoding alpha-ketoacid dehydrogenase subunit beta — translation MRELTYGQGIKEGMRIKMLENPDVFIFGEDVGLFGGCFGVTAGLFEEFGEKRVRDTPISEGAIIGAAVGAAAVGLRPIPELMFVDFATVGMDQLVNQAAKMRYMFGGKLKLPMVVRLPSGAGVAAAAQHSQSLEAWFTHVPGLKVVYPSNAQDAIGLMLTAIDDDNPVIYLENKTLYAVTGQVEDEVKPIPLGKANIKREGNDVTIITYGKQVYDALKAAEMLEKDGIDVEVIDLRSLYPLDTEAIFESVKKTHKVVIVSEEAKRGSYAGELAAIIADECFYECDAPIKRVCALNTPVPFSGILEAYMLPNADDVVQAVKSLF, via the coding sequence ATGAGAGAACTTACTTACGGTCAAGGAATCAAAGAAGGTATGCGGATAAAAATGCTGGAGAATCCGGATGTATTTATTTTCGGAGAAGATGTTGGTCTTTTTGGGGGATGTTTTGGGGTAACAGCAGGTTTGTTTGAAGAGTTTGGTGAAAAAAGAGTCCGGGACACACCCATCTCTGAAGGCGCTATTATTGGTGCTGCTGTCGGTGCTGCCGCAGTGGGGTTGCGACCAATTCCAGAGTTAATGTTTGTTGACTTTGCCACCGTTGGGATGGATCAGTTAGTAAACCAGGCCGCTAAAATGCGTTACATGTTTGGTGGAAAATTAAAACTTCCGATGGTCGTGCGTTTGCCTTCCGGCGCCGGCGTGGCAGCCGCAGCCCAGCATTCCCAATCTCTGGAAGCCTGGTTTACTCATGTGCCCGGTCTTAAGGTGGTCTATCCCTCTAATGCCCAGGACGCGATTGGTTTAATGCTCACTGCCATTGATGATGATAACCCGGTAATCTATTTGGAAAATAAAACCTTGTATGCCGTTACCGGCCAGGTAGAAGATGAAGTTAAACCGATTCCTTTGGGAAAAGCGAATATCAAACGGGAAGGAAATGACGTCACCATTATTACCTATGGTAAACAGGTGTACGATGCCTTAAAAGCCGCCGAAATGCTGGAAAAAGATGGCATTGATGTGGAAGTCATCGATTTACGCTCCCTTTATCCGCTGGATACGGAAGCAATCTTTGAATCGGTCAAGAAAACCCATAAGGTTGTGATTGTTTCCGAAGAGGCAAAACGCGGCAGTTATGCGGGAGAATTGGCAGCCATTATCGCTGACGAATGCTTCTATGAATGTGATGCACCGATTAAGCGGGTCTGCGCCCTCAATACCCCAGTACCCTTTAGCGGAATTCTGGAAGCCTACATGTTGCCAAATGCCGACGACGTCGTTCAGGCAGTTAAATCGTTGTTTTAA
- a CDS encoding thiamine pyrophosphate-dependent dehydrogenase E1 component subunit alpha, with protein sequence MYEKMVKIRKFENRAMNLFAEGQVGGFVHLYIGEEAVATGVCESLRDDDYITSTHRGHGHILAKGGDMKYMMAELFGKESGYCKGKGGSMHIADATKGILGANGIVGAGHNIATGAGLGIQYRGTDQVCACFFGDASTNQSTFHEGLNLASTWKLPVIFICENNGYGISVSQARHQNITDISQRAVSYNIPGITVDGNDVFAVFEAVAEAVARARKGQGPTLIECKTYRWRGHFEGDPTVYRPEGELEQWKKKDPIPRVEKYILENKVMTQEEMDKLNEKIDALVEEAVDFALASKFPDVSSAVEDVYTDIVEEGRSR encoded by the coding sequence ATGTATGAAAAAATGGTGAAAATCAGGAAGTTCGAAAATAGAGCCATGAATCTTTTTGCTGAAGGTCAGGTTGGTGGATTCGTTCACCTTTATATTGGTGAAGAAGCAGTCGCAACAGGTGTATGTGAAAGCTTGCGGGATGATGATTATATTACCAGCACCCATCGTGGTCACGGACATATTTTAGCCAAGGGCGGTGACATGAAATATATGATGGCGGAACTCTTTGGCAAAGAGTCCGGTTATTGCAAAGGCAAAGGTGGTTCCATGCATATTGCTGATGCAACTAAGGGCATTCTTGGAGCAAATGGGATCGTTGGTGCTGGTCATAACATTGCAACGGGTGCTGGACTCGGTATTCAGTACCGGGGAACCGATCAGGTTTGTGCTTGTTTCTTTGGTGATGCCTCGACGAACCAAAGTACCTTCCATGAAGGCTTAAATTTAGCCAGTACCTGGAAACTGCCGGTTATCTTTATTTGCGAAAACAATGGCTATGGGATTTCTGTAAGCCAGGCCAGACATCAGAATATCACCGATATCTCCCAGCGGGCTGTTTCTTATAATATTCCCGGAATTACGGTAGATGGGAATGATGTCTTTGCGGTGTTTGAAGCAGTTGCTGAAGCGGTCGCCAGAGCCCGCAAAGGGCAGGGGCCAACCCTAATTGAATGTAAAACTTACCGCTGGCGTGGTCATTTCGAAGGTGATCCGACGGTTTACCGACCAGAAGGAGAACTGGAACAATGGAAGAAGAAAGACCCAATTCCCAGAGTGGAAAAATATATCCTTGAAAATAAGGTCATGACGCAGGAAGAAATGGATAAACTCAATGAAAAAATTGACGCTTTAGTTGAAGAAGCTGTTGATTTTGCTCTGGCCAGTAAATTCCCAGATGTATCATCTGCTGTCGAAGATGTTTACACCGATATAGTAGAGGAGGGACGATCAAGATGA
- a CDS encoding Lin0512 family protein, with protein sequence MIRIKKFIIEFGMGMDFHGQDVNKAAAKAIKDAISRSCLIGLHEIHGLTEENLNEKMMIEAIIGVSRPQDLDQEALKKLFPVGTVTIVAEKGGLTTAGLFFPGFGDANNTIEAAIVCVTVSV encoded by the coding sequence GTGATTCGGATTAAAAAGTTCATCATTGAATTTGGAATGGGGATGGATTTTCATGGACAGGATGTCAACAAGGCGGCAGCAAAAGCCATTAAAGACGCCATTTCCCGAAGTTGCCTGATCGGGCTCCATGAGATCCATGGATTAACGGAAGAGAATCTCAATGAAAAGATGATGATTGAGGCAATTATTGGCGTATCGCGGCCCCAGGATTTGGATCAGGAAGCGCTCAAAAAACTCTTCCCGGTGGGAACGGTAACCATTGTAGCAGAGAAAGGAGGACTAACAACTGCCGGACTTTTTTTCCCCGGTTTTGGCGATGCCAATAACACGATTGAAGCAGCGATTGTGTGTGTGACAGTGAGTGTGTAG
- a CDS encoding DUF6506 family protein → MALKAAFIFIAPNADPAIHRSTVETEAVTLISVGVSSYEGAVETAKKLVDEGVGAFELCGGFGHRGTAMISEAVKGKAAVGVVRFDSHPGLENKSGDDIF, encoded by the coding sequence ATGGCGTTAAAGGCAGCATTTATTTTTATTGCTCCCAATGCCGATCCGGCCATTCATCGGTCGACGGTTGAAACAGAAGCAGTAACACTGATTTCGGTGGGTGTCTCATCTTACGAAGGTGCAGTTGAGACAGCAAAAAAGCTGGTGGATGAAGGGGTTGGCGCCTTTGAACTATGTGGCGGGTTTGGACATCGGGGAACGGCAATGATTAGCGAAGCCGTCAAAGGAAAAGCTGCGGTTGGTGTGGTTCGATTTGATAGCCATCCTGGTTTGGAGAATAAAAGCGGGGATGATATTTTTTAG
- a CDS encoding ABC transporter ATP-binding protein: MRPLRMNTYQNNCVLKVAGVTKEYNHKNIIEDIHIDLNQGEFVSVLGPSGCGKSTLFNVIAGLLKPEAGRIIINGKEVTGETGVVSYMYQKDLLLPWRNVIDNGILPLEIRGIPKKEAREKVKEMLAVFQLEEDGKKYPIQLSGGMKQRVSLLRTTMFSKEIMLLDEPFGGLDAITRLKMQEYLLEILAKIKGSVLFITHDIDEAIFLSDRIYIINGSPAHIVEEIAVPVKHASPEVMMTSPELRKLRSDILKRL, encoded by the coding sequence ATGAGGCCTTTACGAATGAATACCTACCAGAATAATTGTGTTCTTAAAGTTGCGGGAGTAACCAAGGAGTATAACCATAAAAATATCATCGAAGATATTCATATCGATCTCAATCAGGGTGAATTTGTCTCGGTGTTGGGTCCCAGTGGCTGTGGCAAAAGCACGCTCTTTAACGTTATTGCCGGGCTACTAAAACCAGAAGCAGGGAGGATTATTATAAACGGCAAAGAGGTTACGGGGGAAACCGGTGTGGTCAGCTACATGTACCAGAAGGATCTGCTGCTGCCTTGGCGTAACGTCATTGACAATGGCATCTTACCCCTGGAAATTCGTGGAATACCCAAAAAAGAAGCCCGCGAAAAGGTGAAAGAGATGCTGGCGGTTTTTCAACTGGAGGAAGATGGAAAAAAATATCCGATCCAATTGTCCGGCGGGATGAAACAACGGGTGTCACTGCTGCGGACCACGATGTTTTCAAAGGAAATCATGCTATTGGATGAACCCTTCGGGGGGCTGGATGCCATTACCCGGCTGAAAATGCAGGAGTATCTGCTGGAAATACTAGCAAAAATCAAGGGTTCTGTTTTATTTATTACCCATGATATCGACGAAGCCATCTTCCTGTCCGATCGGATCTATATCATTAACGGATCACCCGCCCATATCGTTGAAGAAATAGCGGTGCCGGTTAAACATGCCAGTCCCGAGGTGATGATGACCTCCCCAGAATTGCGCAAACTGCGCAGCGACATTTTAAAACGATTATAA
- a CDS encoding ABC transporter substrate-binding protein, with protein sequence MKRKLLLLLLLPIGIILIALTGCTPKSEEKITVVLDWVPNTNHTGLYAAKELGYFEEEGLEVEIIQPSEGGSADLIAAGQGEFGVSYQEQVTYARTAANPLPIKAIAAVIQHNTSGFASPVDRNILSPKDFEGKKYGGWGSPMEVATLKGLMEGDNADFSKLEIVDIGAMDYFAAVKDHVDFTWIFYGWAGVSAELKNEPINFIKLQDVDKNLDYYTPVIIASEDYLKSNPETAKKFLRAVTKGYQYAIENPEAAADLLLIDNPEIDRALAVSSQQYLAGEYQSDAEKWGVMSLDIWENYGKWMNDQGLLENQLKADEAFTNEYLPE encoded by the coding sequence ATGAAAAGAAAATTATTACTGCTGTTATTACTGCCAATAGGAATTATTCTGATTGCTTTAACAGGGTGTACACCCAAAAGTGAAGAAAAGATTACCGTGGTTCTGGATTGGGTCCCCAATACCAATCATACCGGTTTATATGCGGCAAAGGAGTTGGGCTATTTTGAAGAAGAAGGTCTGGAAGTTGAGATTATTCAACCAAGCGAAGGTGGCAGCGCCGATTTGATTGCCGCCGGACAAGGAGAGTTTGGGGTCAGCTATCAGGAACAGGTGACCTATGCCAGAACCGCTGCTAATCCGCTGCCGATTAAAGCCATTGCGGCTGTTATCCAGCATAACACTTCCGGTTTTGCTTCGCCGGTGGATCGCAACATTCTTAGTCCTAAAGATTTCGAAGGAAAAAAATACGGCGGCTGGGGTTCCCCCATGGAAGTCGCCACCTTAAAGGGGTTGATGGAAGGGGATAACGCCGATTTTAGCAAGCTTGAAATCGTTGATATCGGCGCGATGGATTATTTCGCTGCTGTTAAAGATCATGTCGATTTTACCTGGATTTTTTATGGCTGGGCCGGGGTTTCTGCCGAGCTTAAGAATGAGCCGATTAATTTTATTAAACTTCAGGATGTCGATAAAAACCTGGATTATTATACCCCGGTGATTATTGCCAGTGAAGACTATCTAAAAAGTAATCCGGAAACAGCTAAAAAATTCTTGCGGGCAGTGACGAAAGGCTACCAGTATGCGATTGAAAATCCTGAAGCGGCAGCAGATCTATTATTGATCGACAACCCTGAAATTGATCGGGCGTTGGCGGTGTCGTCGCAGCAATATCTAGCTGGTGAGTATCAGAGTGATGCCGAAAAATGGGGTGTCATGAGTCTTGACATTTGGGAAAACTATGGGAAATGGATGAATGATCAGGGCTTGCTGGAGAACCAGTTAAAAGCCGATGAGGCCTTTACGAATGAATACCTACCAGAATAA
- a CDS encoding ABC transporter permease — translation MRKYQNISDKLIPIIFILAILILWELVVNLGVVERYTLPSPSDIVNALIVNGSDIMMHTGVTFFEGMTGLLAAVFLALIMAVAMDQFPMVKKAIYPVLVISQTVPIIVIAPLLAMWFGFGIAPKIFVVVLVCFFPITVNLIEGLQSVDGELINLVRSMGATKGQIFAKIKFPSALPYFFSGLKIAATYSIMGAVIGEWLGGKAGLGVYMLRARHAFALDLVFASIVVIVILSIILFYGIAGIQRALMPWEKLKEEEE, via the coding sequence ATGAGAAAGTATCAAAATATCAGTGACAAGCTTATCCCCATTATTTTTATTCTGGCCATTCTGATCTTGTGGGAGTTGGTAGTTAACCTGGGTGTCGTGGAACGCTACACCCTGCCATCACCCTCGGATATCGTCAATGCCCTGATCGTCAATGGGTCAGATATTATGATGCACACCGGGGTAACCTTTTTTGAAGGGATGACCGGTCTTCTGGCGGCTGTTTTTTTAGCACTGATTATGGCCGTTGCGATGGATCAATTTCCGATGGTAAAAAAAGCAATCTATCCGGTTTTAGTGATCTCGCAAACGGTGCCAATAATCGTTATTGCACCGCTGCTGGCGATGTGGTTTGGCTTTGGAATTGCCCCAAAAATATTTGTGGTGGTGCTGGTTTGCTTTTTCCCTATTACGGTCAACCTGATTGAAGGTCTTCAAAGTGTCGATGGAGAACTCATTAATCTGGTTCGATCCATGGGTGCCACAAAAGGGCAGATCTTTGCAAAAATAAAATTCCCCAGTGCTCTGCCCTATTTTTTCTCAGGTCTTAAAATTGCGGCTACCTATAGTATTATGGGAGCGGTCATCGGGGAATGGCTGGGCGGGAAAGCCGGGCTGGGGGTTTATATGTTAAGAGCAAGGCATGCCTTTGCACTGGACCTGGTTTTTGCGTCAATCGTGGTAATTGTAATCTTGTCGATCATATTATTTTACGGCATTGCGGGGATTCAAAGAGCCCTGATGCCCTGGGAAAAATTAAAGGAGGAAGAGGAATGA
- a CDS encoding thiamine-binding protein: protein MAKVNLSLQVLPVVPDCEIYYVVDQVIEMISQTGLNYVVGPFETSIEGELDDLLDIVKRAQSICIKHGAERVVSIVKIDYKEEGVTIDEKVSKYQ from the coding sequence TTGGCAAAAGTGAATCTAAGCTTACAGGTTTTACCGGTGGTACCGGATTGTGAAATTTATTATGTCGTGGACCAGGTGATTGAAATGATCAGTCAGACCGGGCTTAACTATGTCGTTGGTCCCTTTGAGACATCCATTGAAGGTGAGCTCGATGATCTTCTGGATATTGTTAAGCGGGCCCAGTCGATCTGCATCAAGCACGGTGCCGAGCGGGTGGTTTCAATCGTGAAAATTGATTACAAGGAAGAAGGCGTCACAATTGATGAGAAAGTATCAAAATATCAGTGA
- a CDS encoding 2,3-butanediol dehydrogenase, translated as MKAAVWYGKKDVRVMDVPEPKLPGENFVKIKVEWCGICGSDLHEYLAGPIFIPTTTPHPLTGGTAPITLGHEFSGTIVEVGSDVKKFKVGDKVAPDACQVCHECNPCKLGKYNVCEKLAFTGLMTDGAFAEYVVVPDYTLYKMPDEMSFEAGALIEPLSVGIHAVRSGPLIEGESVVIFGAGTIGLCTLLAARAAGAGKIYVVEVAKARKEFAAKMGAHEVLDPTEIDIKARILELTDGIGPDVVFECIGSDKVTPTAIEVARTGGKIILSGIYERETSLQINTIVFTDKTVIGSLAYAGDFKTAIDLVSDGRIDISPLVTGRIGIDDIIEKGFEELVNRKDENVKIIVKPY; from the coding sequence ATGAAAGCCGCAGTATGGTATGGAAAAAAAGATGTCAGAGTGATGGATGTTCCTGAGCCTAAGTTACCGGGAGAAAATTTTGTAAAAATTAAAGTCGAATGGTGTGGAATATGTGGTTCTGATTTACATGAGTATCTTGCAGGGCCAATCTTTATACCAACGACGACACCTCATCCACTAACTGGTGGAACGGCCCCAATTACGTTAGGGCATGAATTTTCAGGCACGATTGTTGAGGTTGGTTCTGATGTGAAAAAATTCAAAGTTGGTGACAAGGTTGCTCCAGATGCCTGTCAGGTTTGTCATGAATGCAACCCCTGTAAATTAGGGAAGTACAATGTCTGTGAAAAACTGGCGTTTACTGGATTGATGACGGATGGCGCTTTTGCAGAGTATGTTGTTGTTCCGGACTATACCTTATATAAGATGCCGGATGAAATGTCTTTTGAAGCAGGTGCATTAATCGAACCACTTTCTGTTGGCATTCATGCCGTACGTTCCGGTCCACTAATTGAAGGGGAAAGTGTCGTAATTTTTGGCGCCGGAACAATCGGACTCTGTACACTTCTTGCTGCTAGAGCCGCCGGTGCTGGAAAAATCTATGTCGTGGAAGTGGCCAAAGCGAGAAAAGAATTTGCTGCAAAAATGGGCGCTCACGAAGTTCTGGATCCGACCGAAATCGATATCAAGGCCCGGATTTTGGAATTGACAGACGGAATCGGCCCAGATGTTGTTTTTGAATGTATCGGAAGCGATAAGGTAACTCCGACAGCCATTGAAGTGGCAAGAACGGGTGGGAAAATTATTCTTAGTGGGATCTATGAAAGAGAAACCAGCCTTCAGATTAATACGATTGTATTCACGGATAAGACCGTAATTGGTTCATTAGCTTATGCCGGAGATTTCAAAACAGCCATTGATTTAGTATCTGACGGGCGGATTGATATTTCGCCGCTGGTGACAGGAAGAATCGGTATTGATGATATTATTGAAAAAGGATTTGAAGAGCTCGTTAACAGAAAAGATGAGAATGTCAAAATCATTGTAAAACCATATTGA
- a CDS encoding sigma-54-dependent Fis family transcriptional regulator has product MDIKMLMEKLKNGDTLTREMRYEILESYKLIDVAWDSILNGLIIIDTDLRVKKFNHKISELFQMREDEIFKLDMSHVLKDIDVVDNIFINKRKFAYSDITLIIGSRKIDCFMDITPVAFNEKVIGAVLVIRESKQVRKEINKLVGFRANYTFDKIITKNKTMLELINTAKRISKTDCSVLIEGESGTGKELFAQSIHNESQRRNGPFIAINCAAIPKELVESEFFGYETGSFTGAIKGGMPGKFELANGGTLFLDEIGEIPMEIQPKLLRVLDEKKVMRIGGNYQRKLDVRIIAATNRNLLNEMSKDAFRQDLYFRLNVINLRLLPLKRRREDILVLGQYFLEQLNQENSEVNKYFTDKFVKKLQAYKWEGNVRELKNIVQRGYYMSMSDQIDDIEALAKEKEDHYHKSEGETLKDLERNSIEHALLLNKGNAVKAAEELRISKATIYRKIKAYDIHVHSV; this is encoded by the coding sequence ATGGATATAAAGATGTTGATGGAAAAATTAAAAAACGGCGATACACTCACGCGAGAAATGCGATATGAGATTTTGGAGTCTTATAAATTAATTGATGTGGCATGGGATTCGATCCTTAACGGTTTGATAATCATTGATACTGATTTGAGAGTAAAAAAGTTCAATCACAAAATTTCAGAACTGTTTCAAATGCGTGAAGATGAAATCTTTAAGCTGGACATGAGCCATGTATTAAAAGATATAGATGTGGTAGACAATATTTTTATCAATAAACGAAAATTCGCGTATTCCGATATAACGCTTATTATCGGATCAAGAAAGATCGATTGTTTTATGGATATTACCCCGGTCGCTTTTAACGAAAAAGTAATTGGAGCTGTGCTTGTGATCAGGGAATCAAAACAGGTGCGCAAAGAAATTAATAAATTGGTGGGTTTTCGGGCCAATTATACCTTTGATAAGATAATTACCAAAAATAAAACGATGCTGGAGCTGATCAACACCGCCAAGAGAATTTCGAAAACAGACTGTTCGGTGCTCATCGAAGGGGAAAGCGGCACTGGAAAAGAACTGTTTGCTCAATCCATCCATAACGAAAGCCAACGCCGAAATGGCCCTTTTATTGCGATTAATTGTGCGGCCATTCCAAAGGAGCTGGTTGAGAGCGAGTTTTTTGGCTATGAAACGGGTTCATTTACCGGTGCCATTAAAGGCGGAATGCCAGGAAAATTTGAGCTGGCCAATGGCGGAACGCTGTTTCTCGATGAAATCGGTGAAATACCGATGGAAATACAGCCAAAATTATTACGCGTTTTGGATGAAAAGAAAGTGATGCGAATTGGCGGAAATTATCAAAGGAAGCTTGATGTTCGGATTATTGCGGCAACCAATCGGAATTTACTCAATGAAATGTCCAAGGATGCCTTTAGGCAGGATTTGTATTTCAGGCTTAATGTTATCAACCTGAGATTGTTGCCACTTAAAAGAAGGCGCGAAGATATTCTGGTGCTTGGTCAATATTTTCTGGAACAGTTAAATCAGGAAAACAGTGAGGTTAATAAATATTTCACTGATAAATTTGTAAAAAAACTTCAGGCGTACAAGTGGGAAGGAAATGTCAGAGAACTAAAAAATATTGTCCAGCGGGGTTACTATATGTCAATGAGTGATCAGATTGACGATATTGAGGCGCTGGCAAAAGAAAAAGAGGATCATTATCATAAGAGTGAAGGCGAAACGCTAAAAGATTTGGAAAGAAACAGCATTGAACACGCGCTGCTTCTTAATAAAGGAAATGCCGTAAAGGCGGCCGAAGAGCTCCGCATCAGTAAGGCCACCATCTATCGAAAAATAAAAGCCTATGATATTCATGTCCATAGTGTCTAA
- a CDS encoding metallophosphoesterase — protein MGNKRSKKSNRLEKQLKEIQQQISPVAVPVSECQMNFFSEKETYTFFLDPVLATMPQVEDAKILRHAKDGYGGWIAESNQEPEMRLDLMSADNQYPAQNQAKQLLHFFAITDIHITDAELPAHGIYSKHGGGIVSVYSEMLHYTTHVLDGAIHSVNAIHHQNPFNFGLSMGDNTNNAIFNELRWSIDIFDGKEINLDFGINPNPRIGPRRDFYDDFMAVGLNRQIPWYQIIGNHDHIWPDKPKEALTDDPSRRFLSRTEWMQEFFNTETTPIGHGFKAENLKTGFACYSFEPQEGVPIKVIVLDNTQRDDDPNVKGYAHGSLDQERFDWLMGELETGQREGKLMIIAAHIPIAVEYQEPLTKPFMSWSTISPVSEQELIKMLHAYPNLILWVSGHRHRNTITPVISPDTNQPERGFWVVETASLRDFPQNFRTFEILKNRDETISIVTKNINPTIKEGSFASISRSYAVAAQQIFNGRTELLPSGSYNGELRVKLTKTMAETIG, from the coding sequence ATGGGAAATAAACGATCAAAAAAATCAAATCGCTTAGAAAAGCAATTAAAAGAAATACAACAACAAATCAGTCCGGTTGCGGTACCAGTATCTGAGTGTCAAATGAATTTCTTCTCCGAAAAGGAAACCTACACCTTTTTCCTGGACCCGGTGCTTGCCACCATGCCCCAGGTGGAAGACGCTAAAATCCTCAGGCACGCAAAAGATGGCTATGGGGGATGGATTGCAGAGTCGAATCAGGAACCGGAGATGCGGCTGGATCTGATGTCGGCTGACAATCAGTACCCGGCTCAAAACCAAGCGAAACAGTTGCTCCATTTTTTTGCCATAACCGATATTCACATCACCGATGCTGAGCTTCCGGCCCACGGCATCTATTCAAAACACGGCGGCGGAATCGTGTCGGTATATTCAGAAATGCTGCACTATACCACCCACGTCCTGGATGGGGCCATTCATTCAGTTAATGCCATCCACCATCAAAATCCCTTTAATTTTGGTTTATCGATGGGTGATAATACCAACAATGCCATTTTTAACGAACTGCGGTGGTCGATAGACATTTTTGACGGTAAAGAAATAAATCTGGACTTTGGGATTAATCCCAATCCCCGGATTGGTCCGCGGAGGGATTTCTACGACGATTTTATGGCTGTCGGTCTGAATCGGCAGATTCCCTGGTATCAGATTATTGGTAATCATGATCATATCTGGCCGGATAAACCTAAAGAAGCCCTGACTGATGATCCCAGTCGACGGTTTCTGTCCCGAACCGAATGGATGCAGGAATTTTTTAACACTGAAACGACACCGATTGGTCATGGGTTTAAAGCCGAGAATCTAAAAACCGGTTTTGCCTGCTATAGTTTTGAGCCCCAAGAAGGGGTTCCCATCAAGGTTATTGTGCTGGATAACACCCAACGGGATGACGATCCCAACGTTAAAGGCTATGCCCATGGCTCCCTGGATCAGGAGCGTTTTGATTGGTTGATGGGCGAACTTGAGACGGGTCAGCGTGAGGGAAAGCTGATGATAATCGCCGCCCATATCCCCATTGCAGTGGAATACCAGGAACCCTTAACGAAGCCGTTTATGTCCTGGAGCACGATTTCACCGGTGTCAGAACAGGAACTGATAAAAATGCTCCACGCCTATCCCAATTTGATCCTCTGGGTCTCTGGGCATCGTCATCGCAATACCATTACTCCGGTAATATCCCCAGATACTAATCAGCCGGAACGCGGTTTTTGGGTGGTCGAAACGGCTTCCCTGCGGGACTTTCCACAGAATTTTCGAACCTTCGAAATCCTCAAAAACAGAGATGAAACGATTTCGATTGTCACCAAAAACATCAATCCAACCATCAAAGAAGGATCCTTTGCCAGTATTTCCCGCTCTTATGCGGTGGCTGCTCAGCAAATATTTAATGGCCGCACCGAACTCTTACCCAGCGGTTCCTATAATGGCGAATTACGGGTTAAGCTAACAAAAACCATGGCCGAAACGATCGGGTAG